The following coding sequences lie in one Pseudoalteromonas sp. Scap06 genomic window:
- a CDS encoding ExeM/NucH family extracellular endonuclease gives MLKTKITPLALVLASLSAPATANLVISEYVEGSSYNKAIELFNNSTTPLSLDGHTLSLYSNGSTDANNTFDLTGELAANSTYVIVNGNASAELKEKADQLSAVTNFNGDDALVLTQGSVVIDSFGQRGVDPGSFWSEGGVKTQNKTLRRKETELNGRTDADDSFNPSEQWLQFEQDDFSDLGIFAGNSSPNPDPDPEPEEPLLCGAEKTLISSIQGEGTSSPLVNTVVEFEGVVTADFQADDQLKGFFVNSLNSDEDANPLTSEGVFVYFATTDVNVGDHVRVQGTVEEYFDATQIGNVSQVAICDTGLSAYPTKVTLPVTEPSELEAFEGMLVTLEQPLIVTNNYGLGRYGELELATERLYQGTQVALPGAAANAVEAQNLNKKILLDDGSTRQNRDPIAYPVPGLSAENTLRTGDTVNSVTGALAYSFSTYRIHPTTTPQFIATNPRTDAPELNPDADLRVASFNVLNYFNGDGQGGGFPTSRGADSEAELIRQQAKLVSAISAMQADVIGLMEIENDGFGEFSAVASLVNALNDADSQNQYAFVDFGVDKIGTDAITTALIYRADKVQQVGTAAITTDAPFDYSNRAPIAQSFKSLETEEVFTVAVAHLKSKGGCRSATGGNADQGDGQACWNEIRTAGANAFADWLNSKPTGVDDEDIILVGDMNAYAMEDPIRAFADKGLKNVVAELDSNTLGYSYSFSGRAGSLDHALASPSLLSKVVSASDWHINADEPISLDYNVEFKSDAQQSSLYAQGPYRASDHDPVIVDIRSTIIAPPEPEPEVIIGEINNIGGWFWWKSYSFEIPQGYDELTVSLEGGWGDANLFVRHKRNPTLFRKDCASISLGNSESCSFTNPQEGKWRVRVNGAIPFGNVKLTYKATKYVD, from the coding sequence ATGTTAAAAACAAAAATAACGCCTTTGGCGCTTGTATTAGCAAGCCTAAGTGCACCCGCTACCGCTAACCTCGTTATATCTGAGTACGTAGAAGGCAGTAGCTATAATAAAGCAATAGAACTATTTAACAATTCGACAACCCCACTGTCATTAGATGGCCATACCCTTAGCCTCTATTCAAATGGCAGTACAGATGCAAATAATACATTCGATTTAACTGGCGAACTTGCTGCAAATAGCACCTACGTGATTGTTAATGGTAATGCATCAGCAGAACTAAAAGAAAAAGCTGACCAACTCAGCGCCGTGACTAACTTTAATGGCGACGATGCACTGGTACTTACACAAGGCTCTGTGGTTATTGATAGCTTTGGCCAGCGCGGTGTAGACCCTGGTTCATTTTGGTCAGAAGGGGGCGTGAAAACACAAAATAAAACATTACGCCGCAAAGAAACTGAATTAAATGGGCGCACTGACGCCGATGATAGTTTCAACCCAAGCGAGCAATGGCTGCAATTTGAGCAAGATGACTTTAGTGATTTAGGCATATTTGCAGGAAATTCTTCACCTAACCCTGATCCAGACCCAGAACCTGAAGAGCCTTTATTATGTGGCGCTGAAAAAACATTAATTAGCAGCATTCAAGGCGAAGGCACAAGCAGCCCACTAGTTAACACTGTGGTTGAGTTTGAAGGTGTAGTAACAGCTGATTTCCAAGCAGATGATCAGCTCAAAGGCTTTTTTGTAAATTCACTTAATAGTGATGAAGATGCAAACCCACTTACCTCTGAAGGGGTATTTGTTTACTTTGCCACTACGGATGTTAATGTGGGTGATCACGTTCGCGTACAAGGTACTGTTGAAGAGTATTTTGATGCCACCCAAATTGGCAATGTTAGTCAAGTTGCTATTTGTGATACCGGCCTTTCAGCTTACCCAACTAAAGTCACTCTGCCCGTCACCGAACCAAGTGAATTAGAAGCGTTTGAAGGTATGCTGGTTACCTTAGAGCAGCCGCTTATTGTTACTAACAATTATGGTTTAGGTCGCTATGGAGAGCTAGAACTTGCCACTGAACGCTTATACCAAGGTACTCAAGTTGCACTTCCTGGCGCGGCTGCGAATGCGGTTGAAGCACAAAATCTAAATAAAAAAATACTCTTAGATGATGGCTCAACTCGTCAAAACCGCGATCCTATCGCTTATCCTGTCCCTGGGTTATCAGCAGAGAATACTTTACGCACAGGCGATACAGTAAATTCTGTAACAGGTGCGCTAGCTTACAGCTTTAGTACTTACCGTATTCACCCAACAACAACACCTCAGTTTATAGCAACCAATCCACGCACCGATGCACCAGAGTTAAACCCTGACGCTGATTTGCGTGTTGCCAGCTTTAACGTACTTAACTACTTTAATGGCGATGGCCAAGGTGGCGGTTTCCCAACTAGCCGTGGTGCTGATTCAGAAGCCGAGTTAATTCGTCAACAAGCCAAGCTAGTCAGCGCTATCAGTGCTATGCAAGCAGATGTGATTGGCTTAATGGAAATTGAAAATGACGGTTTTGGCGAATTTAGTGCTGTTGCTAGTTTAGTAAATGCACTTAATGACGCTGATAGTCAAAATCAATATGCATTTGTAGACTTTGGTGTTGATAAAATAGGCACCGACGCTATCACTACTGCACTTATTTACCGTGCGGATAAAGTGCAGCAAGTGGGTACTGCAGCAATTACTACCGATGCGCCTTTCGATTACAGTAACCGTGCACCTATTGCACAAAGCTTTAAATCTTTAGAGACAGAAGAAGTCTTTACTGTTGCGGTTGCTCATCTTAAATCTAAAGGTGGTTGTAGAAGCGCAACTGGTGGCAATGCTGATCAAGGTGACGGTCAAGCATGTTGGAATGAAATCAGAACTGCTGGCGCAAATGCATTTGCTGATTGGTTAAATAGTAAACCAACAGGGGTTGATGATGAAGATATCATTCTTGTTGGCGACATGAACGCGTATGCAATGGAAGATCCTATCCGTGCATTTGCTGATAAAGGCCTTAAAAATGTGGTTGCTGAGCTAGATAGCAACACTTTAGGTTATTCTTACAGCTTTTCTGGTCGTGCAGGAAGTTTAGATCACGCCCTAGCAAGCCCGAGCTTATTAAGTAAAGTAGTGAGCGCCAGTGATTGGCATATTAACGCCGATGAACCTATTTCACTTGATTATAATGTTGAATTTAAATCTGACGCACAGCAATCAAGCTTGTATGCTCAAGGACCTTACAGAGCATCAGATCATGACCCTGTTATTGTCGATATTCGTTCAACTATTATCGCGCCACCTGAGCCAGAACCTGAAGTAATTATTGGCGAAATTAATAATATTGGTGGCTGGTTTTGGTGGAAAAGCTACAGCTTTGAAATCCCGCAAGGTTACGACGAGTTAACCGTTAGCCTTGAAGGTGGCTGGGGTGATGCAAACTTATTTGTACGCCACAAAAGAAACCCAACGCTTTTCAGAAAAGATTGTGCTTCAATTAGCCTAGGTAATAGTGAAAGCTGCTCTTTTACCAATCCACAAGAAGGTAAGTGGCGAGTGCGTGTAAACGGCGCCATTCCTTTTGGTAATGTTAAGCTCACTTATAAAGCAACCAAGTACGTAGATTAA
- the fusA gene encoding elongation factor G — MADLSKYRNIGIFAHVDAGKTTTTERILKLTGTIHKTGEVHDGESTTDFMDQEAERGITIQSAAVSCFWKDHRFNVIDTPGHVDFTVEVYRSLKVLDGGVGVFCGSGGVEPQSETNWRYANESGVARIIFVNKLDRMGADFYRVTAQVQKVLGATPLIMTLPIGIEDDFVGVVDVLNKQAYVWDDTGLPENYEITDVPADMVEKTEEYHEMLIETAVEQDDDLMEAYMEGEVPSVEDIKRCIRKGTRDLAFFPTFCGSAFKNKGMQLVLDAVVDYLPAPTEVDPQPLMDEEGNENGEHAIVSADEPFKALAFKIMDDRFGALTFVRIYSGKLNKGDTILNAFTGKTERVGRMVEMQADERKELTSAQAGDIIAIVGMKNVQTGHTLCDPKHPVTLEPMVFPTPVISIAVQPKDKGGNEKMGVAIGKMVAEDPSFQVETDEDSGETILKGMGELHLDIKVDILKRTYGVDLIVGQPQVAYRETITREIEDSYTHKKQSGGSGQFGKIDYRIKPGEVGSGFAFTSSVVGGNVPKEFWPAVEKGFKSMMGEGVLAGFPVLDVEVELFDGGFHAVDSSAIAFEIAAKGAFRQSIPKAGAQLLEPIMKVDVFTPEDHVGDVIGDLNRRRGMLSNQEAGLTGVRIKADVPLSEMFGYIGSLRTMTSGRGQFSMEFSHYAACPQNVADTVIAAEKEKNAAK, encoded by the coding sequence ATGGCAGATTTATCGAAGTACAGAAACATTGGTATTTTCGCGCACGTTGATGCGGGTAAAACCACAACTACTGAGCGTATCCTAAAGCTTACAGGTACTATCCACAAAACAGGTGAGGTTCATGATGGTGAATCGACTACCGATTTCATGGATCAAGAAGCTGAGCGCGGTATTACTATCCAGTCTGCGGCAGTAAGCTGTTTCTGGAAAGATCACCGCTTTAACGTTATCGATACTCCTGGACACGTTGACTTCACAGTTGAAGTTTACCGTTCACTTAAAGTATTAGATGGCGGTGTGGGTGTATTCTGTGGTTCTGGTGGTGTTGAACCACAATCAGAAACTAACTGGCGTTACGCGAATGAGTCAGGTGTTGCACGTATTATCTTCGTAAACAAATTAGACCGTATGGGTGCTGATTTTTACCGTGTAACAGCGCAAGTACAAAAAGTACTTGGTGCTACTCCACTTATCATGACTTTACCAATCGGTATTGAAGATGATTTTGTTGGTGTTGTTGATGTTTTAAACAAGCAAGCATACGTATGGGATGACACTGGCCTTCCAGAAAACTACGAAATCACAGACGTTCCTGCAGACATGGTAGAAAAAACTGAAGAATACCATGAGATGCTTATCGAAACTGCTGTAGAGCAAGACGATGACCTAATGGAAGCGTACATGGAAGGTGAAGTACCTTCAGTTGAAGATATCAAGCGTTGTATCCGTAAAGGTACTCGTGACCTTGCTTTCTTCCCAACGTTCTGTGGTTCTGCATTCAAAAACAAAGGTATGCAATTAGTACTTGATGCTGTTGTTGATTACTTACCTGCACCTACAGAAGTTGATCCTCAACCTCTTATGGATGAAGAAGGTAACGAAAACGGCGAGCATGCAATTGTATCTGCAGACGAACCTTTCAAAGCGCTTGCATTCAAAATCATGGATGACCGTTTTGGCGCATTAACTTTCGTACGTATCTACTCTGGTAAGCTTAACAAGGGTGACACAATCCTTAATGCGTTTACTGGTAAAACTGAGCGTGTTGGCCGTATGGTTGAGATGCAAGCAGATGAGCGTAAAGAGCTTACTTCAGCACAAGCGGGCGATATCATCGCTATCGTTGGTATGAAGAACGTGCAAACTGGTCACACTCTATGTGATCCTAAGCACCCAGTAACTCTAGAGCCAATGGTTTTCCCAACTCCAGTAATCTCGATTGCTGTACAGCCTAAAGATAAAGGCGGTAATGAGAAAATGGGTGTTGCTATCGGTAAAATGGTTGCAGAAGATCCATCTTTCCAAGTTGAGACTGATGAAGATTCAGGCGAAACTATCCTTAAAGGTATGGGTGAGCTTCACTTAGATATCAAAGTAGATATCCTTAAGCGTACTTACGGCGTAGACCTTATCGTTGGTCAGCCTCAAGTTGCTTACCGTGAAACTATCACTCGTGAAATCGAAGATAGCTACACGCATAAGAAACAATCTGGTGGTTCTGGTCAGTTCGGTAAAATCGATTACCGCATCAAGCCAGGCGAAGTGGGTTCTGGTTTCGCGTTCACTTCATCAGTTGTTGGTGGTAACGTACCTAAAGAATTCTGGCCTGCAGTTGAGAAAGGCTTTAAGTCAATGATGGGTGAAGGTGTTCTAGCTGGCTTCCCAGTACTTGACGTTGAAGTTGAGCTTTTCGACGGTGGCTTCCACGCCGTGGATTCATCTGCAATTGCTTTCGAAATCGCTGCTAAAGGCGCTTTCCGTCAGTCTATCCCTAAAGCGGGTGCACAACTTCTTGAGCCAATCATGAAAGTTGACGTGTTCACACCTGAAGATCACGTTGGTGATGTAATCGGTGACCTTAACCGTCGTCGTGGTATGTTAAGCAATCAAGAAGCTGGTTTAACAGGCGTTCGTATTAAAGCTGACGTACCGTTATCAGAAATGTTCGGTTACATCGGTTCACTACGTACAATGACATCTGGTCGTGGTCAGTTCTCTATGGAGTTCTCACACTACGCTGCATGTCCACAAAACGTAGCTGACACTGTAATCGCTGCAGAAAAAGAGAAAAATGCTGCTAAGTAA
- the ylqF gene encoding ribosome biogenesis GTPase YlqF, producing MAIQWFPGHMNKARNEIKEIMPQMDVIIEVLDARIPYSSENPMVATLREGKPVIKILNKADLADPKMTQAWKDYFEQENGVKAIAFGNDKAAEVHRINELCKKLVPHKVGADKQIKAMIMGIPNVGKSTLINVLAGRIVAKTGNEPAVTKAQQRIKLDDGIMLYDTPGMLWPKLENENSGYRLGATGAIRDTAIEYEEVASYTAEYLLHAYPELLKARYKLDELPESDWEFVEMAGKKRGCIRGGNQIDTYKMSEILINELRDGIIGRITMETPAMREEEEIMVAGLRAAAEAKKQAKEEEKKQRRARARKNRR from the coding sequence ATGGCTATCCAGTGGTTCCCTGGGCACATGAATAAAGCCCGAAATGAAATTAAAGAAATAATGCCACAAATGGATGTGATCATTGAAGTGCTAGATGCGCGCATTCCTTACAGTAGCGAAAACCCGATGGTGGCTACTTTGCGTGAAGGTAAGCCGGTCATCAAAATATTGAATAAAGCCGATTTAGCTGACCCTAAAATGACCCAAGCGTGGAAGGATTACTTTGAGCAAGAAAACGGCGTAAAAGCGATTGCATTTGGTAACGATAAAGCCGCAGAGGTGCATCGTATTAATGAGCTGTGTAAAAAGTTAGTACCACATAAAGTCGGTGCCGATAAGCAAATTAAAGCTATGATCATGGGGATTCCTAACGTAGGTAAATCTACGCTCATTAATGTACTTGCTGGACGTATAGTGGCTAAAACCGGCAATGAGCCTGCAGTGACTAAGGCGCAGCAACGTATTAAACTTGATGATGGCATTATGCTTTACGATACGCCTGGGATGCTGTGGCCAAAATTAGAAAACGAAAACTCAGGTTATCGTTTAGGCGCAACCGGAGCAATACGTGATACCGCTATTGAGTACGAAGAAGTGGCAAGCTACACCGCTGAGTATTTATTACATGCCTATCCTGAGCTTTTAAAAGCGCGCTATAAATTAGATGAATTGCCAGAAAGCGATTGGGAATTTGTTGAAATGGCGGGTAAAAAACGTGGCTGTATTCGCGGTGGCAACCAAATCGATACGTATAAAATGTCAGAAATTCTAATTAATGAATTACGAGATGGCATTATTGGTCGTATTACCATGGAGACACCTGCCATGCGTGAAGAGGAAGAAATAATGGTAGCTGGATTGCGCGCGGCGGCAGAAGCGAAAAAGCAAGCCAAAGAAGAAGAGAAAAAACAACGCCGAGCACGTGCACGAAAAAACCGCCGTTAA
- a CDS encoding YaeQ family protein, which translates to MALKSTIIKAQLSLSDMDRHVYQDFNLTLAQHPSETEQRLMIRLLAFALNSCDGLEFTKGLCADDEPELWHVNYSEEIELWIELGLPDEKRLKKACNKAKKVVLYTYGENNQAIWWQKHQPKLYEFKNLSIFSLDYAATQLLAALVDRNIKLAITIQDGEVWVNTDTTNIEIKPQQLM; encoded by the coding sequence ATGGCTCTCAAATCTACCATTATTAAAGCGCAACTATCGCTTAGCGATATGGACCGTCACGTATACCAAGACTTTAATTTAACCTTGGCACAACACCCTTCAGAAACTGAGCAGCGTTTGATGATCCGCTTACTAGCGTTTGCACTTAATAGCTGTGATGGATTAGAGTTTACTAAAGGTTTATGTGCTGATGATGAGCCGGAGCTTTGGCATGTCAATTACAGCGAAGAAATAGAGCTGTGGATTGAGCTGGGGTTACCAGATGAAAAGCGCCTTAAAAAAGCCTGTAATAAAGCTAAAAAAGTAGTTTTATATACCTATGGCGAGAATAACCAAGCTATTTGGTGGCAAAAGCATCAGCCTAAATTGTACGAGTTTAAAAACCTAAGCATTTTTAGCCTTGATTATGCTGCTACTCAATTATTAGCTGCGTTGGTTGATCGTAATATTAAATTGGCTATTACCATTCAAGATGGTGAAGTTTGGGTTAATACCGACACCACTAACATTGAGATAAAACCTCAGCAATTAATGTAA
- a CDS encoding alpha/beta hydrolase, translating to MKVKRVIVLHGLYMSGLVMRPLCSRLEESGVKVLNLTYNTRDPNRDAIFTQIDEFISDEPSALVCHSMGGLVARAYLEANSAPSHHVEKVITLGTPHTGSHIAEKMQQKGFELLLKNSVEFLLSKNGDWPFKAKLYSIAGDLPIGLMPLIVKGSRSDGTVLLDETKLKGMAEHKVFHLSHTSMIYSRQVVNYILERLNEDI from the coding sequence ATGAAAGTTAAACGCGTTATTGTTTTACATGGCTTGTATATGTCTGGCTTGGTTATGCGCCCGTTATGTTCACGTTTGGAAGAGTCGGGGGTTAAAGTTTTAAACCTAACCTACAATACTCGTGACCCTAATCGAGATGCTATTTTTACGCAAATAGATGAGTTTATTAGCGATGAGCCTTCTGCTTTAGTCTGCCACTCTATGGGGGGCTTAGTTGCCCGCGCCTATTTAGAAGCAAACTCAGCGCCAAGTCATCATGTTGAAAAGGTGATCACCTTAGGGACGCCACATACTGGCAGCCATATTGCTGAAAAAATGCAGCAAAAAGGGTTCGAACTATTATTAAAAAATAGTGTTGAATTTTTACTGTCTAAGAATGGTGATTGGCCTTTTAAAGCCAAGCTATACAGTATTGCCGGCGACTTACCGATTGGTTTAATGCCACTCATTGTAAAAGGCAGCCGCTCTGATGGTACCGTACTGCTAGATGAAACCAAACTTAAAGGTATGGCTGAACACAAAGTGTTTCACTTAAGCCATACCAGTATGATTTACTCTCGCCAAGTCGTTAATTATATTCTTGAGCGCTTGAACGAGGACATTTAG
- a CDS encoding Dps family protein, with protein sequence MSQVNAIGLNSTKSEDIIKSLNTLLSSYQIQYMNARGFHWNIKGRNFFELHLKFEEIYNLLLLKVDEIAERILTLDGAPLHAFSDYLEVSEIKEAKGISDGVTAVENLLAGYSSLIKMQRDILAQASEADDEGTASLMSDYIKEQEKLVWMLKAYLD encoded by the coding sequence ATGTCGCAAGTAAATGCAATTGGTTTAAACAGTACAAAAAGTGAAGATATTATTAAGTCACTGAATACACTTTTAAGCAGCTATCAAATTCAATATATGAATGCCCGCGGTTTTCACTGGAACATTAAAGGCCGAAACTTTTTTGAATTACATTTAAAGTTTGAAGAAATTTATAACTTACTACTATTAAAAGTAGATGAAATCGCAGAACGTATTTTAACGCTTGATGGTGCACCGCTACATGCGTTTTCAGATTACTTAGAAGTAAGTGAAATTAAAGAAGCAAAAGGGATCAGTGATGGAGTTACCGCTGTAGAGAACTTACTTGCCGGATACAGCAGCTTAATTAAAATGCAGCGCGATATTCTTGCACAAGCCTCTGAAGCGGATGATGAAGGTACCGCATCATTAATGAGTGATTACATTAAAGAGCAAGAAAAGCTAGTGTGGATGTTAAAAGCCTACCTAGATTAA
- a CDS encoding S9 family peptidase, translating into MSSFDYSLSLLPNFPIAKKQPHALTTHAKTRSDDYYWMRDDERQNAEILAHLAQENTYCDEQLAPIKPLQSALFEELKGRIVKDDNTVPVKDGLYWYHSEVRGDDEYARHYRSSSMVMADKELLLDVNELANGYEFYELGEVALSPNEQLMAYSEDIDGRRIYTVRFKDLNNNKMLDDVLENTEGQVVWANDNKTVFYVKKDLKTLLGYQVFRHELGSEQHQDVLVYEEQDSSFFMGLGKSRDESLIIIDLASTETNDMWILDANQPKGEFTALIPREEGHEFDIDKLGDTFYIVTNWQAKNFRLMTATSSTIADKSQWQTHTPHRENVLLEGVELFNDFLVLSEREQGQARFVVVNKNAERMNLEFDDPCYYAAIAMNPEPSVTHARIYYSSLTTPGSLYNVDLTTGEKTLLKQQKVLGDFNADDYQSERLMVSARDGVKVPVSLVYRKDSFKKDGSNPLFQYGYGAYGITIDPSFSSTSLSLLDRGFVYAIAHVRGSEMLGRSWYEHGKKQHKQNSFNDFIDVTKALTEQGYGNKSKVFASGGSAGGLLMGAVVNQAPELYCGVGCHVPFLDVLTTMLDESIPLTTNEYDEWGNPNDPHFYEIIEAYSPYDNISAQHYPNILVTTGLHDSQVQYWEPMKWVAKMREYKMDDNILVFKTDMDAGHGGASGRFKSLEEKALEMAFFIALS; encoded by the coding sequence GTGTCTTCTTTTGATTATTCTTTAAGCTTATTGCCTAATTTTCCTATTGCTAAAAAGCAACCTCATGCGCTGACAACTCACGCAAAAACACGTAGTGATGATTATTATTGGATGCGCGATGATGAACGACAAAATGCCGAAATACTCGCGCATTTAGCACAAGAAAACACCTATTGTGATGAGCAGTTAGCCCCCATTAAGCCATTACAAAGTGCATTATTTGAAGAGCTTAAAGGCCGTATTGTAAAAGATGATAACACTGTACCGGTAAAAGATGGCCTGTATTGGTATCACTCAGAGGTTCGCGGAGATGATGAATATGCACGCCATTATCGCAGCAGCAGTATGGTAATGGCTGATAAAGAGTTACTACTTGATGTTAATGAACTTGCCAACGGCTATGAGTTTTATGAGCTAGGGGAAGTGGCGCTGAGCCCCAATGAGCAATTAATGGCATACTCTGAGGACATTGACGGCAGACGTATTTACACGGTTCGCTTTAAAGATTTGAACAATAATAAAATGCTCGACGATGTACTTGAAAATACCGAGGGGCAGGTTGTTTGGGCGAACGACAATAAAACCGTATTTTATGTAAAAAAGGATTTAAAAACTTTATTGGGTTATCAAGTTTTTAGACATGAGCTAGGGAGTGAGCAACACCAAGATGTGTTGGTATACGAAGAGCAAGACAGCAGCTTTTTTATGGGCTTAGGTAAAAGTCGTGATGAAAGCTTAATTATTATTGATTTAGCTAGCACAGAAACTAACGACATGTGGATACTTGACGCCAATCAGCCTAAAGGTGAGTTTACTGCTTTAATACCGCGTGAAGAGGGCCATGAATTTGATATTGATAAGCTTGGTGATACTTTTTATATAGTGACTAACTGGCAAGCTAAAAACTTTAGATTAATGACCGCGACAAGCAGCACCATTGCTGATAAAAGCCAGTGGCAAACACATACCCCTCATCGTGAAAATGTATTATTAGAAGGCGTTGAATTATTTAACGACTTTTTAGTGCTTAGCGAGCGCGAACAAGGCCAGGCACGTTTTGTTGTGGTTAATAAAAACGCCGAGCGAATGAACCTTGAGTTTGATGATCCTTGTTACTACGCCGCTATTGCGATGAACCCAGAGCCAAGTGTAACCCATGCACGCATTTACTATTCGAGCTTAACGACTCCTGGCTCGCTTTATAATGTTGATTTAACCACCGGTGAAAAAACCTTACTTAAACAACAAAAAGTACTCGGTGATTTTAACGCAGATGACTACCAGTCAGAGCGACTTATGGTAAGCGCTCGAGATGGGGTAAAAGTGCCGGTGTCGTTGGTATATCGTAAAGATAGCTTTAAAAAAGATGGTTCAAATCCGTTGTTTCAATATGGTTATGGCGCGTATGGGATCACCATAGATCCTAGTTTTTCGAGTACGTCACTTAGCTTACTCGACCGTGGCTTTGTCTATGCGATTGCGCATGTGCGTGGTAGTGAAATGCTAGGGCGTTCATGGTACGAACATGGTAAAAAACAGCATAAACAAAATAGCTTTAATGACTTTATAGATGTAACCAAAGCGCTCACTGAGCAAGGATACGGCAACAAAAGTAAAGTGTTTGCCTCTGGTGGCAGTGCTGGGGGGTTATTAATGGGAGCTGTGGTAAATCAAGCGCCTGAACTTTACTGTGGAGTGGGCTGTCATGTGCCATTTTTAGATGTGCTCACCACCATGTTAGATGAAAGCATTCCGCTTACAACAAATGAGTATGATGAATGGGGTAACCCAAACGACCCCCATTTTTACGAGATTATTGAAGCGTATTCACCGTACGATAATATTAGCGCGCAACACTACCCTAATATACTGGTGACAACCGGCTTGCATGACTCACAAGTACAATATTGGGAGCCAATGAAGTGGGTGGCTAAAATGCGTGAATATAAAATGGATGATAATATTTTAGTGTTTAAAACTGACATGGATGCAGGGCATGGTGGCGCATCGGGTCGCTTTAAAAGCTTAGAAGAAAAAGCATTAGAAATGGCCTTTTTTATCGCATTGTCATAG
- a CDS encoding chitin-binding protein, producing MFIHSSLACGEWLTIGCLGLDQYSQLFVGDTVSVSFYDEHGELSQLAFDYEILSPEQGEPHAWSLLVVEHINMHIPLVCAGRMTEQGLVVAYRHNKIFALESSGICSAVVHFNRAEKNKKLVVVNSLGYDAIYPQNGDMYSAGTKVLQPKTGHIYQCKAWPFSEFCRVDKHKTMFEPGVGESWTMAWQQIQ from the coding sequence GTGTTTATACATTCATCATTAGCGTGTGGAGAATGGTTAACTATTGGTTGTCTTGGACTGGATCAGTATAGCCAGCTATTTGTTGGTGATACGGTTAGTGTGAGCTTTTACGATGAGCATGGCGAATTATCTCAGCTAGCTTTTGATTATGAAATACTCTCTCCAGAGCAGGGTGAACCCCATGCCTGGAGTTTACTGGTAGTTGAGCATATTAATATGCACATTCCGCTGGTGTGCGCTGGCAGAATGACAGAGCAAGGATTGGTTGTTGCGTATCGACATAACAAAATATTTGCACTTGAAAGTAGTGGTATTTGTAGCGCGGTGGTCCATTTTAATCGCGCTGAAAAAAATAAAAAATTAGTTGTTGTAAATAGCCTCGGATACGACGCAATTTATCCTCAAAATGGTGATATGTATAGTGCGGGCACCAAAGTACTACAGCCAAAAACTGGGCATATATACCAGTGTAAGGCATGGCCATTTAGCGAGTTTTGCCGTGTAGATAAGCATAAAACTATGTTTGAGCCTGGAGTTGGCGAAAGCTGGACTATGGCTTGGCAGCAAATACAGTAA